In Quercus robur chromosome 10, dhQueRobu3.1, whole genome shotgun sequence, a genomic segment contains:
- the LOC126701757 gene encoding peroxisomal membrane protein 13, whose product MASNQQPSGNSPPPKPWERAGASSSGPAPFKPPSAGSTSDVVEASGTAKPGEIVSTSANNAAINRNTLARPVPTRPWEQGYGNSTYGGYGSTMNYNSGYGSGMYGSSYGGAGGLYGGGGMYGNSMYRGGGYGGGGGLYGSSGMYGGGMYNSGLGGPMGGYGMGMNGPYGGQDPNDPYGAPPSPPGFWISALRVTQGVVNFFGRIAILIDQNTQAFHLFMTALLQLFDRSGMLYGELARFVLRILGIRTKPNKVHPPGPNGYPHPGPHNYNGNQNYIDGPKAAPSGSWDNVWGNDGSQ is encoded by the exons atgGCCTCCAATCAACAACCCTCCg GTAATAGTCCTCCACCAAAGCCTTGGGAGCGAGCAGGTGCCTCATCATCTGGCCCTGCACCTTTTAAACCCCCGTCAGCTGGCAGCACGAGTGATGTAGTTGAGGCTTCAGGAACTGCAAAACCTGGAGAAATTGTTTCTACATCTGCTAACAATGCTGCTATTAATAGGAATACCCTTGCAAGGCCTGTTCCTACAAGGCCTTGGGAACAGGGATATGGGAATAGTACCTATGGAG GTTATGGCTCTACTATGAACTACAACTCTGGCTATGGTTCTGGAATGTATGGTTCATCATATGGTGGTGCAGGGGGATTGTATGGTGGAGGGGGGATGTATGGAAACAGCATGTATAGGGGAGGAGggtatggtggtggtggtggtcttTATGGATCATCTGGGATGTATGGAGGTGGAATGTATAATAGTGGTCTTGGAGGCCCCATGGGTGGCTATGGTATGGGTATGAATGGTCCTTATGGAGGTCAAGATCCAAATGATCCTTACGGTGCTCCTCCATCTCCTCCAGGGTTTTGGATTTCAGCTCTTCGGGTG ACGCAGGGTGTGGTAAACTTTTTTGGTAGGATAGCAATTCTTATAGACCAGAACACACAGGCTTTCCATTTGTTCATGACTGCACTTCTTCAG CTTTTTGATCGCTCAGGTATGTTATATGGGGAGCTAGCAAGATTTGTGCTGAGGATACTGGGGATCAGAACGAAGCCAAATAAGGTTCATCCACCAGGCCCCAATGGATATCCACATCCTGGACCTCACAATTATAATGGAAACCAGAACTACATTGATGGACCAAAGGCCGCCCCAAGTGGTTCATGGGACAATGTTTGGGGAAATGATGGTAGCCAGTGA